The window GTATTAGTATCTCTTTGAAGGCTACTTTCATTTTATATGACAACCTCTTCTGGGCACGACGTTagaaaataaagatttttgaCACGCACCAAAAGTATGATAGAACTTGAGGACCGTGTTAAATTGCCATGACAATTTTATCGTTATAAGAACATGCATgtcattaaagataaaaataagaaatttgtAGTTAAAATAGTTCCCACCTGCTTTGCCAtgctaacaaataattaaaacatAGTACTATGTTATACTCATTACTTAGTTACCAGTAAGGGCGACAAGATCTTGAGTGTTGAGACCCTTTGTAAGAAACTTTCGCTTTTGAATATCCACAGAATCAAAAAAAGCTGGCAGGTCACCCGCATCAGCTGCTCTCGAAACTCGCCCATCTCTACGTCCCGTAGGCACAGACCATGTCAGTCCCCTAGTCTGCATCAACAATAGTAGATTATTACTACAAAGGATTTAGCTTAATTATATACTAAGAATTTTACACCATAAGCATATTTTAACCCGTTTTAGTAGGTAATTTTGTATTACTTTTCAGGTCATAAATAAATTCCTAAATATTCTTAATGTATAGAAGTAAAACTCTATTATGGATACATGCATGGGACCATACAAACTATTTACCATTCAAGCATGGTCGCATGAGTTGGAACGGAGGAAATATACGTTTAGATATTTGTGCGTGTATATAGATAATAAGAAGCGTAAAATATATAAGACAATGGGGGAGATATTCTTACCGCAACAACGGAATCACGAGCAGCTAGAGCAAGAATATCAGCACAGGAAACAACTCCAGGACAGATAGCTTCAATTTGCGTCTTAGCATCCTCAATAACGTCGAATCCTTTCAAATTTCTGTTTGGGATAGCAGTTCTCTCAGCGTCTGAACCTTCAATGAGGATAGAACCATCACAACCTAGTACAAAACAATCATGGAAGTGCATTCTCAGGATTCCTGGTGCCACCGTTGGATCAGACTGAAAATGAGCCCTCACCGTTGATTGAACTATGGATTCGGCCCTTGGGCACGTACTGGAATAAAATCCAACACGGGTTCCTTGGCCTAAAACCATAGTCACATCTATGGCTAGCACTAGAATAACCATAAACATGGCCATTTTGTTAATTGAATGGTGATAGTACTCCATGGTACGTGTTAACAGTATAAACGAATTCTGAGATTTGAGTAAGTAAATTTCTACTCTTTTTTGTGTGTTACTTAATGATTGAAATTGTATAAGAAACCTGGACATATTTATAGGCACAAGtgaataaagaaaagattgaGTAGTGATTGGAGCAGGAGACCATGTAAGCAAAGTCACGGCTTGATTGAGTAGTGATTGAGTACTGGAATAAACTTCACGGCTTGATATAGTGTGGAAGGCACAGTTCCAtcagcatggatccatggccggcccaacagaagattatatgaggctggtatgtcaagcacctgaaattcaacttcgaaccaagttggccccatctgcaagcaaaggttgatttccccgatcgtggccctctaggacccatcgaaagcctttaaattcattcttcctacacgtatctcatggaaacctttgtccaaacttttcagagtgtccaatgtacaaatatttaggctcgaacctccatcaaccaagaccttgacaatgaacttgtcttcaaattgcaccgtaATATGCAATCCTCGATTGTGATTCAGTCCCTCgagtggtagctcatcttcgtggaagatgatcttatgactttctagtacttgtccaaccatgttggccatttctccgccgATGATGTTATatggtacataagcctcgctcaacactttcattaaggcgttcttgtgtgcctctgaattctgcaatagtgacaggatagatatctaagcagggactttgttcagatagTCAACAATAGAGTACTCCTTTGCCTGTACTTTTctccacaggtcatctggccagatctcaatgataggctggctagtagtggcctccttacttgaacctcccaggtgttcGGGTGTATAAACTTTTTcggttctagtcattccttgtgcaacatcatattcctctaccttggccttccctttccgccgagcctcggcaacatagtcctagggtattgcttttgagttgaatgggggtgtggttgatactgtcacagtga of the Nicotiana tabacum cultivar K326 chromosome 7, ASM71507v2, whole genome shotgun sequence genome contains:
- the LOC107773042 gene encoding peroxidase N1 precursor — its product is MEYYHHSINKMAMFMVILVLAIDVTMVLGQGTRVGFYSSTCPRAESIVQSTVRAHFQSDPTVAPGILRMHFHDCFVLGCDGSILIEGSDAERTAIPNRNLKGFDVIEDAKTQIEAICPGVVSCADILALAARDSVVATRGLTWSVPTGRRDGRVSRAADAGDLPAFFDSVDIQKRKFLTKGLNTQDLVALTGAHTIGTAGCAVIRDRLFNFNSTGGPDPSIDATFLPQLRALCPQNGDASRRVGLDTGSVNNFDTSYFSNLRNGRGVLESDQKLWTDASTQVFVQRFLGIRGLLGLTFGVEFGRSMVKMSNIEVKTGTNGEIRKVCSAIN